One Aquarana catesbeiana isolate 2022-GZ linkage group LG04, ASM4218655v1, whole genome shotgun sequence genomic region harbors:
- the STMN4 gene encoding stathmin-4 isoform X1 yields the protein MTLAAYKEKMKELPLMSLFCSCFFSDPSKKQSYKYDADTIDLTWCVISDMEVIELNKRTSGQAFEVILKPPCFDAVPELNASLPQRRDPSLEEIQKKLEAAEERRKCQEAELLKHLAEKREHEREVIQKAIEENNNFSKMAKEKLTQKMEVNKENREAHLAAMIERLQEKDKHAEEVRKNKELKEEASR from the exons ATGACACTAGCAG CCTACAAAGAAAAGATGAAGGAGCTCCCTCTCATGTCCCTCTTCTGCTCCTGTTTTTTCTCTGATCCTTCAAAGAAACAATCCTACAAATATGATG CAGATACAATTGACCTCACATGGTGTGTCATCTCAGACATGGAAGTCATAGAATTAAACAAACGAACTTCTGGTCAAGCCTTTGAGGTCATCCTAAAGCCGCCTTGCTTTGATGCCGTCCCAGAGCTCAATGCCTCACTCCCCCAGCGCCGGGACCCATCACTGGAAGAGATCCAGAAAAAACTTGAAGCTGCTGAAGAAAGACGTAAG TGCCAGGAAGCCGAGCTCCTCAAACACCTGGCAGAGAAGAGGGAACACGAGCGTGAGGTCATTCAGAAAGCCATTGAGGAGAACAACAACTTCAGCAAAATGGCCAAAGAGAAGCTGACCCAGAAAATGGAGGTCAACAAGGAGAACAGGGAGGCCCATCTAGCTGCTATGATCGAACGTCTGCAGGAGAAG GATAAGCACGCAGAAGAAGTTAGGAAAAACAAAGAGCTGAAGGAAGAAGCTTCCAGGTAG
- the STMN4 gene encoding stathmin-4 isoform X2, with translation MTLAAYKEKMKELPLMSLFCSCFFSDPSKKQSYKYDADTIDLTWCVISDMEVIELNKRTSGQAFEVILKPPCFDAVPELNASLPQRRDPSLEEIQKKLEAAEERRKCQEAELLKHLAEKREHEREVIQKAIEENNNFSKMAKEKLTQKMEVNKENREAHLAAMIERLQEKVS, from the exons ATGACACTAGCAG CCTACAAAGAAAAGATGAAGGAGCTCCCTCTCATGTCCCTCTTCTGCTCCTGTTTTTTCTCTGATCCTTCAAAGAAACAATCCTACAAATATGATG CAGATACAATTGACCTCACATGGTGTGTCATCTCAGACATGGAAGTCATAGAATTAAACAAACGAACTTCTGGTCAAGCCTTTGAGGTCATCCTAAAGCCGCCTTGCTTTGATGCCGTCCCAGAGCTCAATGCCTCACTCCCCCAGCGCCGGGACCCATCACTGGAAGAGATCCAGAAAAAACTTGAAGCTGCTGAAGAAAGACGTAAG TGCCAGGAAGCCGAGCTCCTCAAACACCTGGCAGAGAAGAGGGAACACGAGCGTGAGGTCATTCAGAAAGCCATTGAGGAGAACAACAACTTCAGCAAAATGGCCAAAGAGAAGCTGACCCAGAAAATGGAGGTCAACAAGGAGAACAGGGAGGCCCATCTAGCTGCTATGATCGAACGTCTGCAGGAGAAGGTTAGTTAA